A DNA window from Danio aesculapii chromosome 14, fDanAes4.1, whole genome shotgun sequence contains the following coding sequences:
- the otop1 gene encoding LOW QUALITY PROTEIN: proton channel OTOP1 (The sequence of the model RefSeq protein was modified relative to this genomic sequence to represent the inferred CDS: inserted 2 bases in 1 codon), which translates to MVEHGGTDSMWLNKYNPSXAASSASSSSSSDAENKLFSRLKVSLTKKYPQKNAELLSAQYGTNLLLLGVSVMLALAAQSGPVKEEHLLSFITVLMLVQLVWMLCYMIRRERERSPVPERDAHAGASWIRGGLTMLALLSLIMDAFRIGYFVGYHSCISAALGVYPIVHALHTISQVHFLWFHIKDVIKKYETFERFGVIHAVFTNLLLWCNGVMSETEHFMHNHRRRLIEMGYANLSTVDVQPHCNCTTSVCSMFSTSLYYLYPFNIEYHIFVSAMLFVMWKNIGRTLDRDSNRKRHSTGSTGLLLGPLGGLVALASSVSVLVVYLIHLEKTEEMHEAAVSMFYYYGVAMMACMSVGSGMGLLVYRMENRPMDTGSNPARTLDTELLLASSLGSWLVSWCSVVASVAEAGQKSPSFSWTSLTYSLLLVLEKCIQNLFIVESLYRRHREEEEDATAPQVFSITVPPYDGILNHGYEAHDKHREAEPAAGSHALSKKQPDAPLPAGQRLDVTPGRKRQILKNICMFLFMCNISLWILPAFGCRPQYDNPLENETFGTSVWTTVLNLAIPLNLFYRMHSVASLFEVFRKV; encoded by the exons ATGGTGGAGCACGGCGGCACCGACAGCATGTGGCTGAACAAGTACAACCCCAG GGCGGCCTCCAGCGCCTCCTCGTCGTCCTCTTCGGACGCGGAAAACAAACTTTTCTCCAGGCTGAAGGTGAGTCTGACCAAGAAGTACCCGCAGAAGAACGCGGAGCTGCTGAGCGCGCAGTACGGCACCAACCTGCTGCTGCTCGGGGTGTCGGTGATGCTGGCGCTGGCGGCGCAGAGCGGCCCGGTGAAGGAGGAGCACCTGCTGAGCTTCATCACGGTGCTGATGCTGGTGCAGCTCGTCTGGATGCTCTGCTACATGATCCGGAGGGAGCGCGAGCGCAGCCCGGTGCCGGAGAGAGACGCGCACGCGGGCGCCAGCTGGATCCGAG gtggtcTGACCATGCTGGCTCTGCTGTCCCTCATCATGGACGCTTTCCGCATCGGGTATTTCGTGGGCTATCACTCCTGCATCTCCGCCGCTCTCGGGGTTTACCCCATCGTGCACGCGCTGCACACCATCTCTCAG GTGCATTTCCTCTGGTTCCACATTAAAGATGTCATCAAGAAATATGAGACCTTTGAAAG gtttGGAGTGATTCACGCAGTCTTCACTAATCTGCTGTTGTGGTGTAACGGTGTGATGTCAGAGACTGAACACTTCATGCACAACCACAGGAGACGGCTGATCGAGATGGGATACGCAAACCTGTCcaccg TGGATGTGCAGCCTCACTGTAACTGCACCACCAGCGTGTGCTCCATGTTCTCCACCAGCCTCTACTACCTGTACCCCTTCAACATCGAGTACCACATCTTCGTGTCAGCGATGCTCTTTGTAATGTGGAAGAACATCGGCCGCACGCTGGACCGGGACAGCAACCGTAAGCGGCACAGCACCGGGAGCACGGGGCTCCTGCTGGGCCCGCTGGGGGGGCTGGTGGCACTGGCCAGCTCAGTCAGCGTGCTGGTGGTCTACCTGATCCACCTGGAGAAGACGGAGGAGATGCACGAGGCCGCCGTCTCCATGTTCTACTACTACGGCGTGGCCATGATGGCGTGCATGTCTGTAGGCAGCGGGATGGGGCTGCTGGTGTACCGCATGGAGAACCGACCCATGGACACCGGTTCCAACCCGGCGCGCACGCTGGACACGGAGCTGCTGCTGGCCTCGTCTCTGGGCTCGTGGCTGGTGTCCTGGTGCAGTGTGGTGGCGTCGGTGGCCGAGGCCGGGCAGAAGTCTCCGAGCTTCAGCTGGACCAGCCTGACCTACTCGCTGCTGCTGGTGCTGGAGAAGTGCATCCAGAACCTGTTCATCGTGGAGTCGCTGTACCGCCGCCacagggaggaggaggaggacgccACTGCACCGCAGGTCTTCTCCATCACTGTGCCTCCGTACGACGGCATCCTCAACCACGGCTATGAGGCGCACGATAAACACCGCGAGGCCGAACCCGCCGCCGGCAGCCATGCCCTCAGCAAGAAACAGCCCGACGCTCCACTTCCTGCAGGACAGCGGCTGGACGTGACTCCCGGACGCAAGCGGCAGATCCTCAAGAACATCTGCATGTTCCTCTTCATGTGCAACATCTCG CTGTGGATCCTCCCGGCGTTCGGCTGCCGACCGCAGTATGATAACCCTCTGGAGAATGAGACCTTCGGCACCAGCGTCTGGACCACCGTGCTGAACTTGGCCATCCCGCTCAACCTGTTCTACCGCATGCACTCGGTGGCGTCCCTCTTCGAGGTCTTCCGGAAGGTCTGA
- the drd5a gene encoding D(1B) dopamine receptor gives MLNGTGTEPRETLGRALTGCLLCALILWTLFGNILVCAAVLRFRHLRTKVTNIFIVSLAVSDLFVAVLVMPWKAVSEVAGFWPFGAFCDIWVAFDIMCSTASILNLCVISVDRYWAISSPFRYERKMTPRVAFVMIGAAWTLSVLISFIPVQLDWHKAAARSGSGNGGGAGDCDSSLNREYAISSSLISFYIPVAIMIVTYTRIYRIAQIQIRRIASLERAAEHAQSCRSNRLACQHHSSLKSSISRETKVLKTLSVIMGVFVCCWLPFFVLNCVVPFCHDKPSAGLPCVSDTTFDVFVWFGWTNSSLNPVIYAFNAEFRKGFSSLLGCRGRCRTPVETVNISNELVSYNQDTLLHKEIASAYVNIIPNVVDDTFDRISQLSHDDEDEDACRDSVCELECDAEPRAPFTANGIH, from the coding sequence ATGCTGAACGGAACCGGGACCGAGCCGCGGGAGACGCTGGGGCGCGCGCTCACCGGGTGCCTGCTGTGCGCGCTCATCCTCTGGACTTTGTTCGGGAACATCCTGGTGTGCGCGGCCGTGCTGCGCTTCCGGCACCTGCGCACTAAAGTCACCAACATCTTCATCGTGTCGCTGGCGGTGTCGGACCTGTTCGTGGCCGTGCTGGTGATGCCGTGGAAAGCGGTGTCGGAGGTGGCCGGCTTCTGGCCGTTCGGCGCCTTCTGCGACATCTGGGTGGCGTTCGACATCATGTGCTCCACCGCCTCCATCCTGAACCTGTGCGTGATCAGCGTGGACCGCTACTGGGCCATCAGCAGCCCGTTCCGCTACGAGCGCAAGATGACGCCGCGCGTGGCCTTCGTGATGATCGGCGCGGCGTGGACGCTGTCGGTGCTCATCTCCTTCATCCCGGTGCAGCTGGACTGGCACAAGGCGGCGGCGCGCAGCGGCAGCGGGAACGGCGGCGGCGCGGGAGACTGCGACTCCAGCCTGAACCGGGAGTACGCCATCTCCTCGTCTCTCATCAGCTTCTACATCCCCGTGGCCATCATGATCGTCACCTACACGCGCATCTACCGCATCGCGCAGATCCAGATCAGGAGGATCGCCTCGCTGGAGCGCGCCGCCGAGCACGCGCAGAGCTGCCGGTCGAACCGCCTGGCGTGCCAGCACCACAGCAGCCTGAAGAGCTCCATCAGCCGCGAGACCAAAGTGCTGAAGACCCTGTCGGTGATCATGGGCGTGTTCGTGTGCTGCTGGCTGCCGTTCTTCGTGCTCAACTGTGTGGTTCCGTTCTGCCACGACAAGCCGTCCGCGGGCCTGCCGTGCGTCAGCGACACCACCTTCGACGTGTTCGTCTGGTTCGGCTGGACCAACTCCTCGCTGAACCCCGTCATCTACGCCTTCAACGCGGAGTTCCGCAAGGGCTTCTCCAGCCTGCTGGGCTGCCGGGGCCGCTGCCGGACCCCGGTGGAGACGGTCAACATCAGCAACGAGCTCGTGTCCTACAACCAGGACACGCTGCTCCACAAGGAGATCGCGAGCGCGTACGTCAACATCATCCCGAACGTGGTGGACGACACGTTCGACCGGATCTCGCAGCTGTCGCACGACGACGAGGACGAGGACGCGTGCAGAGACTCGGTGTGCGAGCTGGAGTGTGACGCGGAGCCCCGCGCGCCCTTCACGGCCAACGGGATCCACTGA